TACCTAAAATCTCTCGTTTACAAGGTTCCTGTAAATAACCGTGAAGAGCTGAGACAACGGATTAATGGAAGGGCAacatttcgaattttttttatgaaaatattacgTTAAAACTAAATAAGGTGTGTTAtcgtaaatagttattttatttaacaaattaacCTTCTTCAACAATGTACGTTTTCAAGGCTTGCTgtcttaattttgaaaatacgaatatttaattattattaaaggtaCGGTTAATGTTTAAAGTCGTTTTTCTCGGAAACCATTAATTCTACGATGATGCAACAGGAACACCTtgttaaaagatattttgatgctctttactaatttgacatccaaatttataaaaagattaaaacaaataaatcattttccTAAGGTGAAGGACAGCCTAAGCCTTTTGTCATTGACGATTAGCGTCAAATTAATAGGGTGAATACAAAGAAACACTATAGTAGCATGCATGCAAAATTTGGTGAAAATCAGtacactagaaaaaaaaatttttttgaacaccctttatctttcttaattttgagttttccaaaaaattgtatagaagttggttgcattaatttttcaagtagAATCGTCCACCGAAATCCTTAAGCATcatttccggacaccctgtgtATTATGCACTATAACTACACtatacagtgtgtgtcagccaaatggaataaattagctaataaatagatgggagcgtgttggaaaaattgctcgaacacgtcgattggtttttatagttgcgcattttttttcatatcagATAACGGTGGTCAATACCGACATGCTTAGTTTAAACATCATctacaccctgtatgttaattaatttttagattcctcagatcattttagacatattttgtatacaatgtcctatctttgactgtttcggaaataaactcctggacaaaattatcgcaccactaattattttgtcaagaaaatttaaataaaaataaatatcagttaaaacagttataatatcttttctcgtataaaaagcagaactgaacaaaaactatgtttatgctttatcatggaacatgctgctcgtgaggagtgagaatacatccgcaggaaagttttcataatttgatacgaggaatgctgcgaagacttcaagcggtcattgcagctagaggtggcaatacacgttattaagaattcattatgggtctattgttttatttttgtatcaaaattgaagtttgtgaaaatcgatgcttttccttgtattgaatttagttacttaaatctcgttttgttaaatagaatataattgtttttgttaattaataatgcatagttaacaatgcttaaaagtttgcttatttttttatctttattaaaaaaaatctctaaaaattaagtggtgcgataattttgtccaggagtttattaagtaaaattcaaaaaataacatttagaaaagaaaattaattatttttcaagattcgCTACAACTCACTTAATACTTCTTGCTTATTTAGGTCTTGGTAATGATAAAGCAAGCAAAAACTATTTCGGCATtcctttttattgatatgagaataaaaaaattttaatgccagacttaatgttgactCATGTTGCATGACAGAAGTCAGTGCTATAGTCGTTTGAATTTCATTAACTACAAGCCagaaaaatggttcatttaacagaattgcacaaaataacaattcGACAGATGATTGGCTATGGAGATAATCCATGGACGCAAATGGAAGTAGCTCGcttatttcacgaaaaatttccaaatttgccgCCTTTAACCCAAAAGacaattagtaaaatagaaaagcaatTCCGCGAGCTGGGCCATGTTAGGGAGGTAAGAAAAGCAGCTGCCAATGCAATAAGTGAGGATACCAAATTGGCTGTTATGCTTGAGTTTGAGGAACACCCACATACATCCACTCGGAAAGCAGTCCCAGTACTCGATATTAGCTGTTCATcagttattagaatattaaaagaaaacaaaatgcatccccataaaaaaaattatacccacCCAGGAGCTCACGGAAGACGATTCTGATAGGAGAaagtatttttgtgaacaaacGATGGCAATGTTAGACAGCAATGTGATCCAATTAGAACATGTTGTGTTTTCTGATGAGTGCACCTTTACTCTTCACGGTCAGGTcaatcgtcaaaattgccgcTATTGGTCCAGGAAAAATCCTCGCTGGACGAGAGAAGACAATACTCAATACCCTGAAAAGgttaacgtgtgggcaggaattattgaaaATCAATTTGAATGGCGATttgcttcaaaataatgtaGTGCCAATGTTGACCAACTTGTCAGGAAACCCACAAGTTCCAGCGAATATGATATGggttcaacaagatggagcaccaccccacactaccaaataaatgtccggcagtacctcaaccaaatatttccagatcGGTGGATAGGGAGGCGAGGTTCGATGGAATGGCCGGCACGGTCTCCCGATCTGACAccattagactttttcttatggggatatgtgcaaactattgtatacaaaactaaacccaCTGACTTACGAAGACGAATAACCCTGGCAATTAGATCGATCACACCTGAGATGTTGAGTAAcgttagaagaaatttctatttacggGTAGGGTGTTGCCAAGACGTTCGTGGcgaacattttgaacatctccTACATTGACAATATTGTTCAgatttgtattatgtataagtttttgaatatgttgtaacaattttcggcaaataaataattttcttttctaaatgttattttttaaattttacttaatatttccgaaacagtcaaagataggtataggacattgtataaaaaatatgtctaaaatcatctgaggaatctaaaaattaattaacatacaggTTGTTATGTTTAAAgtaagcaagttggtattggTCACCGTTatctgtataaaaagtttttatgaaaaaaaaatgcgcaactataaaaaccaatcgacgtgttcgagcgttttttccaacacgctcccgtctatttattagctaatttattccatttggctgacacacactgtatatattatcATAGCGCTAGTGTTGGAACATACTAGGAACACCTTGGATTTCAAACATATTAAAAAGACAAGAGTCGTTGTTGAATTTTAAAGGGACTACATAAGGCCTTTTTGAAAACTTACTTACTAGAGCAGAAGTGACAAAATGCTTCGGCAAAGCCAAAACAccagaaaaaaaagtatataccTTTGCCATTCTTTGTACTACTTCGACGTACCCTTTGGCGAAATGCCAGTCGATGATCGTGGAGAAGATTTTGTTCAAGGTGTTATCGTCGAAAGCGTCGATTCCTATTATTTGCATGTGCCTTAGGAACCTGTCGGTTATTTCGTTTCTGCCTCCGCCCGGGACGCCCATTGCACCAACGAACAACTGGAAAAACGGTATATACTGTTAGTTTCATAAACAAAGTGGAATTTTGACCTAAAAATAATTCTCTAGACTCTAGTAAggtaagaaaaattgaaatttcaccGCAATTCAAGTCGTAATTGATTTAGAACATAATACCAGTTTGGCAATTTTAACACGCACGTACTAAAAACCTAAAAtctaatttcttaataagtttataATCTGAGggaaatttaagaatatttgggTATCTGGTTTAGGAAACCTTAAGGACCTGAAATAATTTTCCGAGTATTCTGAAATCTCTTCCAATCGTTTGAAAGAAACGCTTGCACGATACAATGGTAATAACAGTAAGAGTTTTTTGAATGTAAGAAAACTGCCCTTGATAAAACGATGTAAGGAAACTGGTCTTCAGTAATAGAAATGTTCTTCCAAGGACTCTAGAAGGCTTCGTCCatgtatttaaagaaaaactgaaCTTTAGGcgtttcgaaaaaaaaacctaaCTTGGAGAAGCTGCAATAGCCTTCCAAGCACttggttttaaaaatgtatattctaAGGAAACTTGAGAGTCTTATTTGAGAAGTGTGAGTAACCTTGAAGCCTTGATAGAATTCTCTTTAAAGAATCTTTAACTCTTAGaggcatttaaaagaaattcaaGAAATTTAAGGACCCAAGGCAACTCAGGTTGTAATGGAGAAGTGAAATGCGTGAAAGTGGACTTTTAGCCCATTTTTTGGCACGAAATCCATCTGACCATCGAGATAAAATGTATCTCGCCTATAGACAGTCCAATTACGCAAGAACATTAACATTCCAGGACAATTTATGCCATCATGGAGGAATGAAATGCGCTAGAATCacaaaaaatggacttttaatcaaaagtatcaaaataaaattaattcagtATTCTCAAAATCGGTTCCTGGAAGAAAATTGGCAACGCTGAATATTGATCAGTCTCGGCTCTCAGCATTCGTCATTCGTTGCATTATCTCGTCCTCCCCACCCACACTACAATTATTTATGTAAGTGGCATGAGTGATGTGGTTATGATAAGTTTGTACTATATTTTGTACATTGTTGATGATCTAGTAGAATAGTACATTTTAACTTAAATCGAAGAAAAATGAGAAACATTGATAGCACATGTCTACGTGCTTAAAATAGCAATTCTCTCTATAACGACCCAAAGTTAAACCAAAGGAATAACTCAAGAAATTCATAGTAGATGCCAGAACAACGctgcaaaatgaaaaattaattcttcagaaattcttattttacagattattagcattaaaaaataccAGTACTGGgaccaaaaatttaatcaattgaaTGTATTTTTTAACCTATTTAGTACATGTTTTCACTGCCAGTACATTAGAAATATAGCCTGCTGCAGGAACCCCACTGGTGACAAATCCTTTCCTTCACATCTCTCACATTTTAAAATGACGGTACGATCAGTACCCATTTTTTGCATAGAGTTTCAAAAAGTGCAAATTGACAATTTTCGTTTTGGTAATAATTATTTACACAGATTCCTTATCTAAAACTACTTATTACTAACGTCCATAATCAGTTTATATTTTGTCATCACATCAGCGAAATGAATTAAGCAATGGTAAGcaataataaagtttgtttataatattatccTATTAATAAGGAAGTTTTTGCTTTAATTGCTTGTTAATATAAACCAATAATCTAAATATAcctttttataattgaaatttttcaatataaaatccCCCAAAACCTCTGGTATTCCCCCCAGAGAGATGTACAACGTTGCCAACGTTACTCACTTAAAACACTTGTCAAGACATTgcatttaacaatttttttaaggcttctAGTTTAGACCCTACAAAAGTGGCAGAATGCCCTTTATGCCTGGACATTATTACTCCACCAGTATCTCAGTGCGACGTTGGACATTCTATGtgcaaaaaatgttttcaacAATCCAAACAGTCCCATTGCCCCATATGTTTGCAGCCAATGACCAATAGGAGACATGTTGCTTTTGAACAGCTTTTAGAAAGTCTaaggtacatatttttttatttgttgaatttataGAATGCTTTTGAGGAATCAGAGAATATGCTAATTAAGAAAcagttaaagtattttttaggcgGTTAGATTACAGAAgttatttttcatgattttcaggtttttttcatttcttataGCCCTTAAAGTGTTTACATCTTTTCATCCAGACAGTTGcctttgcttttattttttacagactTAATTGGAAATTGCCTGAAGTAATCctgaaagcaataaaaaaatacctcaagttcctggaagaaataaaaaatgtttttaactaagccctaataaaaaaatggcagATAATTATCAGAATCCTAAACCTCTAATTCCTTTAATCTCTTTGATGTAGGTAATCGAACGAAAtttcaatttcctggaaaaaattcataattattggagttacttgaaaaattgttgaaaaaaaacttcattgttttgatttttttggaactcttttcccaaaaaaaattgaacgaAAATCATCTTCCTCTTATTGaaagtttatattaaagaattcaaagaattaaaatgtCTATGATCAATTCTAGAGGATGATCTTGAGTCAGTGAGTTAAATGTTCCTCGATATGCTTTTAAGGAATACTCCAATATTTGCTAAAATAATTAGCAACAAAAATTGTCCCAACCAAAACTGCTCTAATTACTTTTTCAGTCTCTctcaaatcaataattttcaaccccCGAaccacgtttttaccctcaaatccatcctcagcaACTCCTTTATATTActctaaaagaattataaaaatattgtaagttATCCCCAAAAATGCTCCCTATGAATAAAGATGATAAGAATCAAGCCAATTTGACCAccagaagtgaagttatgatcCAAGTTACTTTTTCCGcggatatgattttcaaaaacctGCATAAAAAAAGTTCTGATGCTtgatttttcatgattttttcaatggaagTTTAAGTACACTTCAGGGAATcttctaaaacaaaaatcaggcTGATGCGACCATAAGCAGTGAAGTGACGATCCATGTTACTTGGGACTGTTTTTTCCCTTAGATATGATTTCTAAAAACctgaataaaaaaggttctgaTGGAtgaattttcatgatttttttaatggaagttTAAGAACACTTCAGAGAATcttctaaaacaaaaatcgGGCTGATGCAACTATAAGCAGTGAAGTTTTGATCTATGTTATTTGGGACTGTTTTTTCCCTTAGATATGATTTCTAAAAACctgaataaaaaaggttctgaTGGAtgaattttcatgatttttttaatggaagttGAAGAATACTTCAGAGAATCTTCTAAAGGAAGACTCAAGCTGATCTGATCACCAGCAGTGAAGTTATGATCCAAGTTACCTGAGACTGTCTTTTCCTttggatataatttttaaaaacttggataaaaaaggttctgaTGCGtgaattttcatgattttttcaatggaagTTCAAGAACACTTCAGAGAATCTGCTAAAACAAAAATCGGGCTGATGCGACCATAAGCAGTGAAGTGATGATCCATGTTACTTGGGACTGTTTTTTCCCttagatatgatttttaaaaacctgaataaaaaaggttctgttgcacggattttaatgatttcttgAATGGAAGTTGAAGAACACttcagataattttttataacaaaaatctaGCTGATTTGACCACCAGAAGTAAAGTTATAATTAGAGTTACCGAATACTCTCTTTTCTTTGGatatgatttccaaaaacctgaataaaaaaggttctgaCACacaaatgttcataatttttcaATGGAAGTTGAAGAACTCTTTAGGGAATCCTCCAAAGGAAGATTCAAGCTCGTCGGACCACCAGCAGTGATCCCAGTTACCTGAGACTGTCTTTTTTCTTGGatatgatttccaaaaacctgaataaaaaaggttctgaCGCATacattttcatgattttttcaatgaaagttGAAGAACATTTGAGAGAATcttctaaaacaaaaatcgaGCTGATCTAATTAccagaagtgaagttatgatcaaagttacctgaaactgtctttCCTCTTAAAGACCTTTTCGAAAACTCTAAAGGCATATCACTCAGAAAggttttgaggtacaagaaacaTTCCCATATGAaagaattcaataaaaaattctcCTTCTATGgcaaaaattcttttaagaaCATTCCGATTATCTACCTAAATCCTTAACCCAGATTCGAGTTCCTACCCTCAAATCTATCTTTAGCAACCCCTATATACAAcagtaaaagaattatgaaaatattttaagtaatttattatacccaaaaatcttCCTATCTATTGCATTTTTCAGAGACAAATTGGAAATAACTTGCCGTTACTCTAGCAACGGATGCAAATACCAAATCACCCCGGAAACCAAAGAAACGCACGAAAGAGACTGTCGCCATCGCACATTCAAATGCGAAGGAAACCTGTTCGCCGACTGGAAATGCAACTGGACGGGCCGTTACGAAGACCTGGAAAACCATTTCaaggtaaacaaaaaaaccacaaaaattttcACAACTgtttataattaaacaaaacccTTCCTCCAGAGGGAGCACAAGAACCACACCGTCATGCAATACCGCACGGAAGCAACGCTAAAAATTAACTTTCAGCGGGATTTTAAGGATATCCAGTTGATTTCCTTCTTCAACGGTCAGGCGTACTTTTACTACAAACACCGGGTGAACGTGCAAAAGCAGAAAGTCTACTGGGCGTTTCAGTATATCGGGCTAAAATCGAACGCGGAACATTTCTTCTACGAGTTCGAAATCCATAACGGGCCAATAAGGAAATTTAAGGTAACGGAAATTTGCACGAACGACACCGTTAGGGTAGAGGACACGTTCGAGCTGGAGAAATGCGTGGTGATGTCGTTCGCCTCTCTCAGGAACTATTTGGACGCAGAAGGCGAGCTCAGTTTTAGGTTTAGGATTATTAAATATAAGCCGAATCATGTTTCCTAAAGGGAATTATTATCCTACCTTTataatattgtttgtttttattaatagtgttgaTTGAGGcgctttttccaaaaacaagGCTTCTGGGTATTGcgttttttttgataataatataaatcaaaaaaaactaattaagtaTATAAGAAATTGAGACTTTTATCTAAACAAggatcaatttataaaaaaaatcagtgcctaattataataaataaattatatatttatttccgtttcattgataaaaacaaaagtttcttttat
The genomic region above belongs to Anthonomus grandis grandis chromosome 6, icAntGran1.3, whole genome shotgun sequence and contains:
- the LOC126737253 gene encoding E3 ubiquitin-protein ligase sina-like, with amino-acid sequence MASSLDPTKVAECPLCLDIITPPVSQCDVGHSMCKKCFQQSKQSHCPICLQPMTNRRHVAFEQLLESLRDKLEITCRYSSNGCKYQITPETKETHERDCRHRTFKCEGNLFADWKCNWTGRYEDLENHFKREHKNHTVMQYRTEATLKINFQRDFKDIQLISFFNGQAYFYYKHRVNVQKQKVYWAFQYIGLKSNAEHFFYEFEIHNGPIRKFKVTEICTNDTVRVEDTFELEKCVVMSFASLRNYLDAEGELSFRFRIIKYKPNHVS